From Candidatus Palauibacter scopulicola, the proteins below share one genomic window:
- the gyrA gene encoding DNA gyrase subunit A, translated as MTQGTLQHERIEPRALEQEMRESFIDYSMSVIVQRALPDARDGLKPVHRRILYAMLEEGMRPSRPHKKSATVVGDVLGRYHPHGDGAVYDTIVRMVQDFSLRYPLIDGQGNFGSIDGDSAAAYRYTEVRMTPVAMDLLADIERDTVDMRPNFDGRLSEPVVLPCRLPHLLLNGSDGIAVGMATKIPPHNAGELLAAVDHLVANPHCDSEELLARLPGPDFPTGGYIQGRAGIESAYRTGRGRLDMRARVHLEEGRFGKSSLIVTELPYQVNKTRVIGQITKLVRAGRTDAITDLRDESDRDGIRLVIELKRDAKPKKVLATLFKKTQLRYTFGVIMLALVDGKPEELDLRRVLGTWIDHRLSVIRRGAAHDLARAGDRAHVVEGLRTALDEIDRVIDIIRGSETPAAARTGLLAAFDLTERQADAILAMRLVRLTGLERDKLAEELSALREEIARLTALVEDEAARRAFLREEIRELARRYDDPRRTEILEDDAEIRLSKGGGGEAQLVLVSRGGYVKAQPAATGGGMAGAEALSAREGDFARHAFLARGTHTLLAVTARGNAHALPVSALPRGTRSSRGRHLEEFIELDLGDEIVALLAAETFADDRFLVVATRRGHVKRSALSEYANARSAGIIGAGIARGDEVAAAFVTEGGSDLLFATRSGQAIRFPESAIRAMGRTARGVKAIDLAAGDVVVAAAAPRADSDLLVATAAGYGKRIPFTEFKVQGRAGKGFAILPERARTGGLVGFIEAHDADEVAWELSDGSVEATLAASVIRRSPREAGRPAVRLPAGVAVEAVHPMHSGRRARSGSRSRGETGDQAFRETPSADEDSQAELEFEA; from the coding sequence GTGACGCAAGGCACCCTGCAGCACGAACGCATCGAACCCCGCGCGCTCGAACAGGAAATGCGCGAGTCGTTCATCGACTACTCGATGAGCGTCATCGTGCAGCGCGCGCTTCCCGATGCCCGCGACGGCCTGAAGCCGGTGCATCGCCGAATCCTGTACGCAATGCTGGAGGAGGGGATGCGCCCCTCGCGGCCGCACAAGAAGAGCGCGACCGTCGTGGGCGACGTGCTGGGCCGGTATCACCCGCACGGGGATGGCGCGGTGTACGACACCATCGTCCGCATGGTCCAGGACTTCTCCCTGCGCTATCCGCTCATCGACGGCCAAGGCAACTTCGGGTCGATCGACGGAGATTCCGCCGCCGCCTACCGCTACACGGAAGTGCGGATGACGCCGGTCGCGATGGATCTCCTCGCGGACATCGAGCGCGACACCGTCGACATGCGGCCCAACTTCGACGGGCGCCTCAGCGAGCCGGTGGTGCTGCCCTGCCGGCTGCCGCACCTCCTGCTGAACGGCAGCGACGGGATCGCGGTCGGCATGGCGACGAAGATCCCGCCGCACAACGCCGGGGAACTCCTCGCCGCGGTCGACCACCTCGTCGCGAACCCGCATTGCGACAGTGAAGAGCTGCTCGCCCGCCTGCCCGGGCCGGATTTCCCGACGGGCGGTTACATCCAGGGCCGGGCCGGCATCGAGTCCGCCTACCGGACCGGGCGCGGACGACTCGACATGCGCGCCAGGGTCCACCTCGAGGAGGGCAGGTTCGGGAAGAGTTCGCTGATCGTCACGGAACTCCCTTACCAGGTGAACAAGACGCGCGTCATCGGGCAGATCACGAAGCTCGTGCGCGCCGGGCGGACCGATGCGATCACCGACCTGCGCGACGAGTCCGACCGCGACGGGATCCGGCTCGTGATCGAACTCAAGCGCGACGCGAAGCCGAAGAAGGTGCTCGCGACCCTGTTCAAGAAGACGCAGCTCCGGTACACGTTCGGCGTGATCATGCTCGCTCTCGTCGATGGCAAACCGGAGGAGCTGGATCTGAGGAGAGTCCTCGGCACGTGGATCGACCATCGCCTCTCCGTGATCCGCCGCGGCGCCGCGCACGACCTCGCCCGGGCCGGGGACCGCGCACACGTCGTCGAGGGATTGCGGACGGCGCTCGACGAGATCGATCGCGTCATCGACATCATCCGCGGCTCGGAGACTCCGGCGGCCGCGCGGACGGGACTCCTCGCGGCGTTCGACCTCACGGAGCGCCAGGCGGACGCGATCCTCGCCATGCGGCTCGTGCGGCTCACGGGCCTGGAGCGGGACAAGCTGGCGGAGGAACTGAGCGCGCTGCGGGAGGAGATCGCGCGCCTCACCGCCCTGGTGGAGGATGAGGCGGCTCGGCGGGCATTCCTGCGGGAGGAGATCCGGGAACTCGCGCGACGCTACGACGACCCCAGGCGAACGGAGATCCTCGAAGACGACGCGGAGATCCGGCTTTCCAAGGGTGGCGGCGGCGAGGCGCAGCTGGTGCTCGTGAGCCGCGGCGGCTATGTGAAGGCGCAGCCCGCCGCGACCGGCGGGGGGATGGCGGGCGCCGAAGCGCTGTCCGCCCGCGAAGGCGATTTCGCGCGCCACGCGTTCCTGGCGCGGGGGACGCACACGCTCCTCGCGGTCACGGCCCGCGGCAACGCCCATGCGCTACCCGTGTCGGCGCTGCCGAGGGGCACGCGGAGCTCCCGGGGCCGCCACCTCGAAGAGTTCATCGAGCTGGACTTGGGAGACGAGATCGTCGCGCTGCTCGCGGCCGAGACGTTCGCCGATGACCGATTCCTCGTGGTGGCTACGAGACGGGGTCACGTGAAGCGCTCGGCGCTGTCGGAGTACGCGAACGCCCGCAGCGCGGGCATCATCGGAGCCGGGATCGCGCGCGGCGACGAGGTCGCGGCCGCGTTCGTCACCGAAGGGGGCAGTGACCTCCTGTTCGCGACGCGATCCGGTCAGGCCATCCGCTTCCCCGAGTCCGCAATCCGCGCGATGGGCCGTACGGCCCGCGGGGTGAAAGCCATCGACCTCGCGGCGGGCGACGTGGTGGTCGCCGCGGCGGCTCCGCGCGCCGACTCCGACCTGCTCGTGGCGACCGCCGCCGGCTACGGGAAGCGCATCCCGTTCACCGAATTCAAGGTCCAGGGTCGAGCGGGCAAGGGCTTCGCGATCCTCCCCGAGCGGGCGCGCACCGGCGGTCTCGTCGGATTCATCGAGGCGCACGACGCGGACGAGGTGGCCTGGGAATTGTCCGATGGGTCCGTAGAGGCGACCTTGGCGGCCAGCGTGATCCGCCGCTCGCCCCGGGAGGCTGGGCGCCCGGCCGTGCGGCTGCCCGCCGGCGTTGCGGTGGAGGCGGTGCACCCGATGCACTCGGGACGCCGCGCGCGCTCCGGATCTCGTTCCCGCGGCGAAACCGGCGACCAGGCCTTCCGGGAAACGCCCTCGGCGGATGAGGATTCGCAGGCCGAGTTGGAGTTCGAAGCATAA